One region of Parerythrobacter jejuensis genomic DNA includes:
- a CDS encoding TIGR02594 family protein, whose translation MASRSRENIQKIQHALARKGYNPGPIDGVWGPMTANAVRQFQVDHGLEVDGIVGPITSQALMAIEFEDDPLNAPAIPWFQEARRLIGVKEKVGPGNQPIIMQWASAAGIPYKSDDVAWCGLFVAHCVSSTLANEPLPGNPLGARQWLKFGTPCEPELGSILVFWRVSRSSWKGHVGMYAGEDNSAYHVLGGNQKNQVCVARIKKDRLLQARWPATAPLANLGEVRLAASDTMFSTNEA comes from the coding sequence ATGGCGAGTCGTTCAAGAGAAAACATCCAGAAAATTCAACATGCTCTTGCGAGAAAGGGGTACAATCCCGGGCCCATTGACGGAGTTTGGGGCCCGATGACTGCCAATGCCGTACGCCAATTCCAGGTCGATCACGGGCTAGAGGTCGATGGTATTGTCGGGCCGATAACATCACAGGCTTTGATGGCGATCGAGTTCGAAGATGACCCCCTCAACGCACCGGCCATTCCCTGGTTTCAGGAGGCTCGCCGGTTGATCGGGGTGAAAGAGAAGGTGGGCCCCGGCAACCAACCGATCATCATGCAATGGGCCAGCGCAGCCGGCATCCCTTACAAGTCCGATGATGTGGCCTGGTGCGGGCTGTTCGTGGCGCATTGCGTATCCTCTACTCTTGCCAACGAGCCGCTGCCGGGCAACCCGCTGGGTGCACGCCAGTGGCTCAAATTCGGGACGCCGTGCGAACCGGAGCTGGGCTCGATCCTGGTCTTCTGGCGGGTCTCCCGGTCCAGCTGGAAGGGGCATGTCGGCATGTATGCAGGCGAAGACAATTCTGCCTATCACGTGCTGGGCGGCAACCAGAAGAACCAGGTCTGCGTTGCCCGGATCAAGAAGGACCGGCTGCTCCAGGCCCGCTGGCCCGCGACAGCCCCGCTGGCCAATCTGGGTGAGGTCCGGCTCGCGGCATCGGACACGATGTTCTCCACCAACGAGGCCTGA
- a CDS encoding YaiI/YqxD family protein: protein MTNAITILVDADACPVKDEIYKVAARHEVAVSIVSNAPFRIPDSPLVRRILVDDSFDAADDWIADNADRSCIVITADILLAERCLKEGASVLAHNGKPFDAASIGSAIATRAIMADLRAGMDGIGGGPPPFSKADRSRFLQELDKELVCRKRR from the coding sequence ATGACCAACGCAATCACGATTCTTGTCGATGCTGACGCTTGTCCCGTGAAAGATGAAATCTACAAAGTGGCGGCCCGTCACGAAGTTGCCGTCAGCATTGTCAGCAATGCGCCGTTTCGCATCCCCGATAGTCCGCTCGTTCGACGCATATTGGTCGATGACAGCTTCGATGCCGCTGATGATTGGATCGCAGATAATGCGGACAGGAGCTGCATCGTAATCACCGCAGATATATTGTTGGCCGAACGATGCCTGAAGGAGGGTGCAAGTGTACTCGCCCACAATGGTAAACCTTTCGATGCAGCCAGCATCGGCAGTGCTATCGCCACCCGTGCCATCATGGCGGACCTGCGCGCCGGCATGGACGGTATCGGTGGCGGCCCACCCCCCTTTAGCAAAGCGGATCGCAGCCGTTTCCTGCAGGAATTGGACAAGGAATTGGTCTGCCGGAAGCGCCGCTAG
- a CDS encoding GFA family protein produces MTRPITGGCLCGSIRYAIAGDPPMQVTCHCKNCQRQAGTAFSCVVGMPPEMLEIDGEVKVYKDHGESGSAVYREFCGKCGSPVFTRADSASGMIFVKAGTFDDAERFSPTMHLFTKSQQHWLDTGSVPSFATMPAEGSD; encoded by the coding sequence ATGACGCGACCAATAACAGGCGGCTGCCTGTGCGGCTCGATCCGCTACGCCATTGCGGGCGATCCGCCGATGCAGGTGACGTGCCATTGCAAGAATTGCCAGCGCCAGGCCGGGACAGCGTTTTCCTGCGTCGTTGGCATGCCCCCTGAGATGCTCGAAATCGATGGGGAAGTGAAGGTTTACAAGGACCACGGCGAAAGCGGATCTGCTGTCTATCGCGAGTTCTGCGGAAAGTGTGGTTCACCGGTCTTCACCCGGGCCGATTCCGCATCCGGCATGATCTTTGTGAAAGCAGGCACGTTCGACGATGCAGAGCGCTTCTCGCCCACGATGCACCTTTTCACCAAGAGCCAACAGCATTGGCTCGACACCGGTTCCGTGCCAAGCTTCGCGACGATGCCTGCCGAAGGTTCTGATTAG
- the thiC gene encoding phosphomethylpyrimidine synthase ThiC — translation MADINSPLEIGVTTGPIRGSKKVHVGAKSGSGIQVAMREIQLEGGEDPVRVYDTSGPYTDPEATIDIQAGLPQLRREWIMARGDVEEYDAREVKPEDNGQPQGGSGPDRSGGVPAFQNVVKRPLRAKPGKNVSQMHYARQGIITPEMEYVAERENLGRDYIRGKIVEGESWGAEIPEYVTPEFVRDELARGRAIIPNNINHPESEPMAIGRNFLVKINANIGNSAVASDVASEVDKMVWSIRWGADTVMDLSTGRNIHDTREWIIRNSPVPIGTVPIYQALEKVGGVAEDLTWEVFRDTLIEQAEQGVDYFTIHAGVRLPYVPMAAKRVTGIVSRGGSIMAKWCLAHHKESFLYEHFDDITEIMKTYDIAYSLGDGLRPGSIADANDEAQFSELYTLGELTHRAWKDDVQVMIEGPGHVPMHKIKENMTKQLEVCGEAPFYTLGPLVTDIAPGYDHITSGIGAAQIGWYGTAMLCYVTPKEHLGLPDRDDVKVGVVTYKLAAHAADLAKGHPAAQVRDDALSKARFEFRWRDQFNLSLDPDTAEEFHDQTLPAEGAKTAHFCSMCGPKFCSMKISQEVRDFASKQNQSPEGFIASEKLGADTAEASKQAALKGMEEMSKLYKEKGEQLYLPEDEVG, via the coding sequence ATGGCAGATATCAACTCCCCACTGGAAATCGGCGTCACCACCGGGCCCATTCGCGGCTCGAAGAAAGTGCATGTCGGCGCGAAATCGGGCAGCGGCATCCAGGTCGCCATGCGCGAGATCCAGTTGGAGGGCGGGGAAGATCCGGTGCGGGTCTATGACACGTCCGGCCCCTATACCGACCCCGAAGCGACCATCGATATTCAGGCCGGCCTGCCGCAACTGCGGCGCGAGTGGATCATGGCGCGTGGCGATGTGGAGGAATATGACGCCCGCGAAGTGAAGCCGGAAGATAACGGCCAGCCCCAAGGTGGATCGGGCCCGGATCGCAGTGGCGGCGTGCCCGCGTTCCAGAATGTCGTGAAGCGGCCTTTGCGCGCCAAACCGGGCAAGAATGTCAGCCAGATGCACTATGCCCGCCAGGGGATTATCACGCCGGAAATGGAATATGTGGCGGAGCGGGAGAATCTCGGGCGCGATTACATTCGCGGCAAGATCGTGGAAGGCGAAAGCTGGGGCGCGGAGATCCCCGAATATGTAACGCCGGAATTCGTGCGCGACGAGCTCGCCCGGGGCCGCGCGATCATTCCCAACAATATCAACCACCCCGAAAGCGAACCGATGGCCATCGGGCGCAATTTCCTGGTCAAGATCAACGCCAATATCGGCAACAGCGCGGTGGCATCCGACGTTGCCAGCGAAGTGGACAAGATGGTGTGGTCGATCCGCTGGGGCGCGGACACGGTGATGGACCTTTCCACCGGCCGCAACATCCACGACACCCGCGAATGGATCATCCGCAACAGTCCCGTGCCGATCGGCACCGTGCCGATCTACCAGGCGCTGGAGAAGGTCGGCGGCGTAGCCGAAGACCTCACCTGGGAGGTGTTCCGCGATACACTGATCGAGCAGGCCGAGCAGGGCGTGGATTACTTCACCATCCATGCCGGCGTGCGTCTGCCCTATGTCCCGATGGCGGCCAAACGCGTCACCGGCATTGTCAGCCGCGGCGGATCGATCATGGCGAAATGGTGCCTCGCGCATCACAAAGAGTCGTTCCTCTACGAGCATTTCGACGACATCACCGAGATCATGAAAACGTATGATATCGCCTATTCGCTGGGTGACGGTCTGCGCCCCGGTTCCATCGCGGACGCCAATGACGAGGCGCAGTTCAGCGAGCTCTACACGCTGGGCGAACTGACCCACCGCGCGTGGAAAGACGATGTGCAGGTGATGATCGAAGGCCCCGGCCATGTGCCGATGCACAAGATCAAGGAGAACATGACCAAGCAGCTGGAAGTGTGCGGCGAAGCGCCGTTCTACACCCTCGGCCCGCTCGTCACCGACATTGCGCCCGGCTATGACCACATCACCAGCGGCATCGGCGCCGCGCAGATTGGCTGGTATGGCACTGCGATGCTTTGCTACGTCACGCCGAAAGAACACCTCGGCCTGCCCGACCGTGACGATGTGAAAGTGGGCGTGGTGACCTACAAACTCGCCGCCCACGCCGCCGACCTGGCCAAGGGACACCCCGCCGCGCAAGTGCGCGACGACGCCCTGTCAAAAGCCCGCTTCGAATTCCGCTGGCGCGACCAGTTCAACCTCAGCCTCGATCCCGACACGGCCGAGGAATTTCACGACCAGACCCTGCCGGCAGAAGGCGCGAAGACCGCCCATTTCTGCTCCATGTGCGGCCCGAAATTCTGCAGCATGAAGATCAGCCAGGAAGTGCGCGATTTCGCGAGCAAGCAGAACCAGAGCCCTGAAGGTTTCATCGCCAGCGAGAAACTGGGCGCGGATACAGCAGAGGCAAGCAAGCAGGCTGCGCTCAAGGGGATGGAGGAGATGAGTAAGCTCTACAAAGAGAAGGGCGAGCAACTCTACCTGCCCGAAGACGAAGTGGGATGA
- a CDS encoding DUF2442 domain-containing protein, with protein sequence MRDERVVNVQCTDVNLRVELADGRTITAPLSWYPRLFDGSAIKRKNWTISGSGYGIHWPDLDEDISVEGLLKGSAAP encoded by the coding sequence ATGAGAGACGAACGTGTCGTAAATGTGCAGTGCACTGACGTGAATTTGAGGGTCGAACTAGCTGACGGCAGAACAATTACTGCGCCGCTGTCTTGGTACCCACGCCTGTTCGATGGTAGTGCGATAAAGCGCAAAAATTGGACAATCTCCGGTAGCGGCTATGGCATCCACTGGCCTGATCTCGACGAAGACATTAGCGTTGAAGGGCTGCTTAAGGGGTCAGCAGCACCGTAA
- a CDS encoding GFA family protein encodes MSEPKTGGCLCGAVRYAISADPAMAVNCHCKNCQRQSGSAFSTIIGIPEAALSIEGEFKTFDDKGESGEAVLRDFCGVCGSPLFSRVAVAPGLIFVKVGTLDDTDDFNPAMHLWTRSKQHWVDLAGATAFETNPS; translated from the coding sequence ATGAGTGAACCAAAGACTGGCGGCTGCCTGTGCGGGGCGGTGCGCTATGCGATAAGCGCCGACCCAGCCATGGCGGTCAATTGCCATTGCAAGAATTGCCAACGCCAATCCGGCTCGGCATTCTCGACCATTATCGGAATTCCCGAAGCTGCGTTGTCGATCGAAGGCGAATTCAAGACATTCGACGACAAGGGTGAAAGCGGGGAAGCTGTCTTGCGCGATTTCTGCGGGGTTTGCGGTTCACCACTGTTCAGCCGCGTTGCTGTGGCGCCCGGCCTGATCTTCGTCAAAGTTGGTACGCTGGATGATACCGACGATTTCAACCCCGCCATGCACTTGTGGACCAGGAGCAAACAGCATTGGGTCGATCTGGCCGGAGCGACAGCATTCGAGACCAATCCGTCATGA
- a CDS encoding lipocalin family protein: MKWFLPPHARWQVLAPLFLLGALGLGGCVGSPGPVGNASVPQPVAPVALESYLGTWYEMARYEAPFQKGCEAVTAEYSTRPDGKIEVVNTCREGSVDGKFRRSTGKAKIVEGSDGAKLKVSFFGPFYGDYWILDRGEPDRSGQYSWSIVGEPSGRFLWILTRQPKPGAALRARLETRVKEMGYDWSLVRPTQH, translated from the coding sequence ATGAAATGGTTTCTACCTCCACATGCGCGCTGGCAGGTGCTTGCCCCCCTTTTCCTGCTTGGGGCACTCGGATTGGGTGGCTGTGTCGGATCGCCGGGGCCGGTGGGCAACGCCTCTGTTCCGCAACCGGTCGCGCCAGTAGCCTTGGAGTCCTATTTGGGCACCTGGTACGAAATGGCCCGCTACGAAGCGCCCTTCCAGAAGGGTTGCGAGGCAGTCACAGCAGAATACTCCACTCGGCCAGACGGCAAAATCGAAGTCGTGAACACCTGCCGCGAGGGAAGCGTCGACGGCAAGTTTCGGCGATCCACGGGCAAAGCCAAGATTGTTGAAGGAAGCGACGGGGCCAAACTCAAAGTCAGCTTCTTCGGACCTTTCTACGGGGATTATTGGATACTCGATCGCGGTGAACCTGATCGTAGCGGGCAATACTCTTGGTCAATCGTTGGCGAGCCTAGCGGACGCTTTCTGTGGATTCTCACGCGTCAGCCGAAGCCCGGCGCAGCCTTGCGCGCCCGGCTCGAGACCCGTGTGAAGGAAATGGGTTATGACTGGTCACTGGTCAGGCCCACTCAGCACTGA
- a CDS encoding alpha/beta hydrolase has translation MPSLQARLVNLALPLLGIKSFFSEPELVDQRLAKARRKKPERPKAKWRNRLEISENDSLGYDVVTIRSPQAGRADAPHLFYLHGGGYVLDVAGVHWDTVCRLCEMLGASATVPVYPLAPEHKAPEILASMRALYGELAEQHGAQNITVMGDSAGGGMSLVLAQMLKADGGAMPGRLVLWSPWLDATATADGQAQIEPKDRMLAQIGLKTCARLYGGDMAPDDPRLSPLFGDLSDLPPIAIFSGSSDILLVDGRRLAAKLGELGKTDFEYHEYDGMFHVWMLLPVPEGKKALAQTAEFISSGAIRA, from the coding sequence GTGCCCAGTTTGCAAGCGCGTTTGGTCAATCTTGCTTTGCCACTGCTTGGTATCAAGAGCTTTTTCTCTGAACCGGAATTGGTCGACCAGCGCCTGGCCAAGGCGCGTCGCAAAAAACCCGAGCGACCAAAGGCCAAATGGCGCAACCGGCTGGAAATCTCAGAAAACGATTCGCTTGGCTATGATGTGGTGACGATCAGGTCTCCTCAAGCGGGCAGGGCTGACGCTCCGCACTTGTTCTACCTCCATGGAGGCGGATATGTGCTCGACGTGGCTGGCGTCCACTGGGACACGGTATGTCGGCTCTGTGAAATGCTGGGTGCTTCGGCAACAGTGCCGGTTTATCCCTTGGCACCTGAGCACAAGGCGCCGGAAATCCTGGCTTCGATGCGGGCCCTTTATGGCGAACTTGCTGAGCAGCACGGCGCGCAAAACATCACTGTGATGGGAGATAGTGCCGGAGGCGGAATGAGCCTCGTTCTGGCCCAGATGTTGAAGGCTGACGGAGGCGCGATGCCTGGTCGCCTAGTGCTGTGGTCACCCTGGCTGGATGCAACGGCCACCGCCGACGGGCAGGCGCAAATCGAGCCCAAAGACCGCATGCTGGCTCAGATCGGCCTCAAAACCTGCGCCCGTTTGTACGGCGGAGACATGGCCCCTGATGATCCCCGGTTGAGCCCGTTGTTTGGCGATCTTAGTGACCTTCCACCCATCGCCATTTTCTCCGGAAGCAGCGATATTCTTTTGGTCGATGGACGACGGCTCGCTGCGAAGCTGGGCGAATTGGGCAAGACCGATTTCGAATATCATGAATATGACGGCATGTTTCATGTCTGGATGCTGCTGCCTGTGCCGGAAGGAAAGAAGGCGCTCGCCCAGACAGCGGAATTCATTTCATCGGGCGCGATCCGGGCGTGA
- a CDS encoding GFA family protein produces the protein MTPSETSTPAVTGHCLCGAVSIIAQPAKPHLEACHCAMCRRWCGSAYLAVQSDGRAEFTGEEHIGRFQSSDWAERGFCTRCGSNLYYRFLPTGAYSFLAGLFDDLGSMELGDQIFIDEKPHYYDFAQDTPKKTGAEVIAEAKAAGFSFD, from the coding sequence ATGACACCATCAGAAACCTCCACTCCTGCAGTCACAGGACACTGCCTGTGCGGTGCCGTTTCGATAATAGCGCAGCCGGCAAAACCTCACCTGGAAGCTTGCCATTGCGCAATGTGTCGCCGCTGGTGCGGGAGCGCGTATCTCGCGGTCCAGAGCGACGGGAGGGCGGAGTTTACCGGTGAGGAGCATATAGGGCGGTTCCAAAGTTCTGACTGGGCCGAGCGGGGTTTTTGCACTCGCTGTGGTTCCAATCTGTACTATCGCTTCTTGCCGACTGGGGCCTATTCGTTCCTGGCCGGACTTTTCGACGATCTTGGCTCAATGGAACTGGGTGACCAGATCTTCATCGACGAAAAGCCACATTATTACGATTTCGCACAGGACACTCCTAAGAAGACAGGCGCGGAGGTCATCGCCGAAGCAAAAGCGGCAGGCTTTTCATTTGACTGA
- a CDS encoding flavin-containing monooxygenase, with the protein MSAVTFKPEIDKDALRAKYAEERDKRLRNDASEQYIRLESEFEDLAADPYLPVQERAPVTDHVTFAFVGGGFAGLCVGARLKQAGFDSVRLIDKGGDFGGTWYWNRYPGAQCDTASMIYMPLLEETGHMPSEKYAHAPEIREHCARIGTQFGLYEHALFHTQVTGLEWDQDAQVWVVETNRGDRFTAKYVGMGTGPLHVAKLPGLPGIETFAGKSFHTSRWDYAYTGGTPEGAPMDKLVDKRVAIIGTGATAVQCVPKVARTAQELLVFQRTPSSVDARNNEPIDADWFADVAVEGWQKAWQENFTSHFGMGFPTEDLVNDGWTDISKRLRAALKEVPPAEWTPEKMLALFEDADNAKMEEIRRRAETLVEDEATAQDLQAWYRQLCKRPCFHDEYLQAFNRPSTKLIHTDGQGVERITEKGVVAGGVEYEVDCIIYASGFEVWTDFESRTGFDPVGRDGQKLSEHWGTEMRTLHGLQMHGFPNAFLVQATQGAAFIANYPHNLVDHADTIAAIVTHMEGKGLSTTEPSAEAEQKWLDFLLTGRGNALSNTECTPGYYNNEGKGLRERDKYNLGHPGGALAFFHHIAAWRSSGAFEGLEFE; encoded by the coding sequence ATGTCAGCCGTCACATTCAAGCCGGAGATCGACAAGGACGCGCTGCGGGCGAAATACGCCGAAGAGCGCGACAAGCGTCTGCGCAATGATGCGTCGGAGCAATATATCCGGCTCGAAAGCGAATTCGAGGATCTGGCCGCTGATCCCTATTTGCCGGTGCAAGAGCGCGCGCCCGTAACCGATCATGTCACCTTCGCCTTTGTCGGCGGTGGTTTTGCCGGGCTGTGCGTGGGTGCACGCCTGAAACAGGCCGGGTTCGACAGTGTCCGGCTGATCGACAAGGGCGGCGATTTTGGCGGCACGTGGTACTGGAACCGCTATCCCGGCGCACAGTGCGATACCGCCAGCATGATCTACATGCCTTTGCTCGAAGAAACAGGCCACATGCCGAGCGAGAAATACGCTCATGCCCCGGAAATCCGCGAACACTGTGCCCGCATCGGCACCCAATTCGGGCTCTATGAACATGCGCTGTTCCACACCCAGGTCACCGGCCTGGAATGGGACCAGGATGCGCAGGTGTGGGTGGTAGAGACCAATCGCGGCGATCGTTTCACGGCCAAGTATGTCGGCATGGGTACAGGGCCGCTGCATGTCGCCAAACTGCCCGGCCTGCCCGGGATCGAGACATTCGCAGGCAAGAGCTTTCACACGAGCCGGTGGGACTATGCCTATACCGGCGGCACGCCCGAAGGCGCGCCGATGGACAAGCTGGTGGACAAGCGGGTGGCGATCATCGGCACCGGCGCAACGGCAGTCCAATGCGTGCCTAAAGTCGCGCGAACGGCGCAGGAATTGCTGGTGTTCCAGCGCACGCCTTCTTCGGTCGATGCTCGCAATAATGAACCGATCGATGCCGACTGGTTTGCCGATGTCGCGGTAGAAGGCTGGCAAAAGGCGTGGCAGGAAAACTTCACCTCGCATTTCGGGATGGGCTTCCCGACCGAGGATCTGGTCAATGACGGCTGGACCGATATCTCCAAGCGGCTCCGGGCTGCGCTCAAGGAAGTGCCGCCAGCCGAGTGGACGCCGGAAAAAATGCTCGCCCTGTTCGAGGATGCGGACAATGCCAAGATGGAGGAAATTCGCCGCCGCGCTGAAACGTTGGTGGAGGATGAGGCCACGGCGCAAGACCTGCAGGCCTGGTACCGCCAGCTGTGCAAGCGGCCATGTTTCCACGATGAATATTTGCAAGCTTTCAATCGGCCCTCGACCAAGCTGATCCATACGGACGGGCAGGGCGTGGAGCGCATCACCGAGAAGGGCGTTGTCGCGGGCGGGGTGGAGTATGAAGTCGATTGCATCATCTATGCGTCCGGCTTCGAAGTCTGGACCGATTTCGAAAGCCGCACCGGCTTCGATCCGGTCGGGCGCGATGGCCAGAAACTGTCAGAGCATTGGGGAACCGAGATGCGCACGCTGCACGGCCTCCAGATGCACGGTTTTCCCAACGCCTTCCTGGTCCAGGCAACGCAGGGCGCGGCCTTTATCGCCAATTATCCGCACAATCTGGTCGACCACGCCGACACCATCGCTGCCATTGTCACGCATATGGAGGGCAAGGGGCTGAGCACGACGGAGCCGAGCGCAGAGGCGGAGCAGAAGTGGCTCGATTTCCTGCTGACCGGCCGGGGAAATGCGCTGAGCAATACCGAATGCACGCCGGGATATTACAACAATGAAGGCAAGGGCCTGCGCGAGCGCGACAAATACAATCTCGGCCACCCCGGCGGCGCACTCGCCTTCTTCCACCACATCGCCGCATGGCGCAGCTCCGGCGCATTCGAGGGGCTGGAGTTCGAATAA
- a CDS encoding nuclear transport factor 2 family protein, whose amino-acid sequence MNQDRRQQNIALIERYYAALGAGDFEALADCHADDVAFNMLGSTPVSGRWEGKAECFGPLVADAVLGKLVPGEFAFAKKWRIMSADDACVVGLMQGGGPGLNGEAYDQTYCQVFTIADREGEPRITELHEFYDTALVERVLNDNPTAKPPVEPARPFRF is encoded by the coding sequence ATGAACCAGGATCGACGTCAACAGAACATCGCCTTGATCGAACGCTACTACGCCGCACTAGGGGCGGGCGATTTCGAAGCGCTGGCGGATTGCCATGCCGATGATGTCGCCTTCAACATGCTCGGCTCCACTCCGGTTTCGGGCCGGTGGGAAGGCAAGGCAGAGTGTTTCGGGCCACTGGTTGCCGACGCCGTGCTGGGCAAGCTGGTGCCGGGCGAATTCGCCTTTGCGAAGAAGTGGCGGATCATGAGCGCGGACGACGCCTGCGTGGTCGGGCTGATGCAGGGCGGCGGGCCGGGCCTGAACGGCGAAGCCTATGACCAGACCTATTGCCAGGTCTTCACCATCGCAGACCGTGAAGGCGAGCCCAGGATCACCGAATTGCACGAATTCTACGACACCGCGCTGGTGGAGCGGGTGCTCAACGACAATCCGACCGCGAAGCCGCCGGTCGAACCCGCGCGGCCATTCCGGTTCTAA
- a CDS encoding thioesterase — MSEAKPGYRVAFVERTGMQRLEERRGYARLLMPLAGNENHVDVMYMGAFTVLAEAVAAIPGISILDTARFFPIIKDIYVDFHKPAASDVTGEFGLDDDAMAGLLADLERKGSAGYLAEFPMHDAGGAHVATGRVTVKLLSHNWGG, encoded by the coding sequence ATGAGTGAAGCCAAGCCGGGATATCGCGTCGCATTCGTCGAGCGCACCGGAATGCAGCGGCTGGAGGAGCGCCGCGGCTATGCCAGGCTGCTGATGCCGCTGGCCGGAAACGAGAACCATGTCGATGTGATGTATATGGGCGCCTTCACCGTGCTGGCGGAGGCGGTGGCGGCGATCCCCGGAATCTCCATCCTCGATACGGCGCGCTTCTTCCCGATCATCAAGGACATCTATGTCGACTTCCACAAGCCCGCTGCCAGCGATGTGACGGGCGAATTCGGGCTGGACGACGACGCAATGGCGGGCTTGCTGGCCGATCTGGAGCGTAAGGGAAGCGCCGGTTACCTCGCCGAATTCCCGATGCACGATGCCGGCGGCGCGCATGTCGCCACCGGACGCGTGACGGTGAAGCTCCTCTCCCACAATTGGGGCGGATAG
- a CDS encoding DUF2442 domain-containing protein: MTSSENNAGTTIRNLRLVDGCIEAELTDGGLVSVPIAWYPRLARAEVEALNNWRLHPGGGGIRWPDIDEDLSLDGMRRGAPSPET; encoded by the coding sequence ATGACTTCTTCGGAAAACAATGCCGGCACAACAATCCGCAACCTGCGCCTGGTCGACGGTTGTATCGAGGCCGAACTGACGGACGGAGGGCTCGTTTCTGTGCCCATCGCTTGGTATCCCCGTCTCGCCCGGGCTGAGGTCGAGGCGCTGAACAACTGGCGCCTTCATCCGGGCGGAGGCGGTATCCGTTGGCCGGACATCGATGAAGATCTAAGCTTGGATGGCATGCGACGCGGCGCGCCTTCTCCAGAGACCTAA
- a CDS encoding DUF6445 family protein: MAQQQPSVQVHHLGTEKEPLVVIDGFSGRAEALLEAGYRADYRPGGASYPGIRALADPGYLDLRRELMMQVMAQIFGVKRGIRCEASTYSLVTLAERELSPLQRIPHYDHSGEDLIAVMHYLLPPDSGGTAFYRHRRTGFEAITPEREDAYGAATTEDLREFGEPPARYHFGDDERYEMIGAVEARVDRLILYRGRQLHSGIIPAPDQLSDNPRDGRLTINMFLFGT; encoded by the coding sequence ATGGCGCAGCAGCAACCCTCCGTCCAAGTCCACCACCTCGGCACCGAGAAGGAGCCGCTGGTTGTCATTGACGGTTTCAGCGGCCGCGCCGAGGCGTTGCTGGAGGCGGGCTACCGGGCGGACTACCGGCCTGGCGGCGCGTCCTATCCGGGCATCCGCGCCCTTGCCGATCCGGGCTATCTCGACTTGCGACGCGAACTGATGATGCAAGTGATGGCGCAGATTTTCGGCGTGAAGCGGGGCATCAGATGCGAAGCCAGCACCTATTCACTTGTTACGCTGGCCGAACGCGAACTGTCCCCGCTCCAACGCATCCCGCATTACGATCACAGCGGAGAGGACCTGATTGCGGTGATGCATTACCTGCTCCCGCCGGACAGCGGCGGAACGGCATTTTACCGCCATCGCCGGACGGGTTTCGAAGCCATCACTCCGGAACGCGAAGATGCCTACGGAGCTGCCACAACCGAGGATCTGCGCGAATTTGGCGAGCCACCCGCGCGATATCATTTCGGCGATGACGAACGCTACGAAATGATCGGCGCAGTGGAGGCGCGGGTAGACCGCCTGATCCTCTATCGCGGACGCCAGCTTCATTCCGGCATCATCCCTGCGCCCGATCAGTTGTCGGACAATCCCCGCGATGGTCGGCTGACGATCAACATGTTCCTGTTCGGGACGTGA
- a CDS encoding cold-shock protein → MAKTGTVKFFNTDKGYGFIQPDDGSADSFVHITAVQAAGMTSLDKEQRLNYDVEEGRNGKESAVNLSAAD, encoded by the coding sequence ATGGCCAAGACTGGCACCGTAAAATTCTTCAACACCGACAAGGGTTATGGCTTCATCCAGCCTGACGATGGCTCTGCCGACAGCTTCGTTCACATCACAGCCGTGCAGGCTGCTGGTATGACCTCGCTCGATAAGGAACAGCGCCTCAACTACGACGTAGAAGAAGGCCGCAACGGTAAGGAAAGCGCTGTCAACCTGTCAGCCGCTGACTGA